In the genome of Salmo trutta chromosome 18, fSalTru1.1, whole genome shotgun sequence, one region contains:
- the dnai2b gene encoding dynein intermediate chain 3, ciliary, producing MEIVHVYTKKRNEFGRQCNFSDRPAELHVDILPDPSLASNFIEKDPCDVPIQCTQEMSEHEVNTERFESDTRGINHVEGGWPKDVNPQEMEQTIRFRKKVEKDEHYFSTIMQLGSNMEHCIKQNNAINIYQEYFEEEEVVEESEEQPSAKTINVFRDPNEIKRTATCLSWHPDGSCRLAVAYSSLGFQNISPDMSYDSYIWDIENPNKPEMTLKPVSLLVCLEYNPKDSHILVGGSYNGQIAYWDTRKGSQPVEMSTIEHSHRDPVYKVIWLQSKTGTDTFSASTDGQVLWWDIRKMSEPTERLVLDPNKKGNLDNALGAISLEFETTMPTKFMVGTEQGLVVSCNRKAKTPAEKIVCTYSGHHGPIYALQRNPFFPKNFLTIADWTARIWSEDIKESSIMWTKYHMAYLSDGCWSPVRPSVFFTVKMDGTLDVWDFLFKQNDPTLSVKVCDEALYSLRVQDNGRFLACGSQLGTATLLEISPGLCTLQRNEKALATAMFERETKREKILEARHREMRLKERSRSEQSKDEDTKEGDGEESVEELATRTEAEFYEIVEAELKKRAKEQEKKEKDVCEEKEV from the exons ATGGAGATAGTTCATGTGTACACCAAGAAGCGCAATGAGTTTGGGCGACAGTGTAATTTCTCTGATCGGCCTGCTGAGTTGCATGTGGACATCCTCCCTGATCCTTCTCTGGCATCCAACTTCATTGAGAAAGACCCTTGCGATGTTCCCATACAGTGCACACAAGAGATGTCCGAGCATGAG GTGAACACCGAGCGCTTTGAGTCAGACACCAGGGGGATAAACCATGTGGAGGGAGGCTGGCCCAAGGACGTCAACCCTCAGGAGATGGAGCAGACCATCCGCTTCAGGAAAAAAGTGGAGAAAGATGAGCATTATTTCAGCACCATCATGCAGCTGGGCAGT AATATGGAGCATTGCATCAAACAAAACAATGCCATCAATATCTACCAGGAGTActttgaagaggaggaggtggtggaggagtcCGAGGAGCAGCCCTCAGCCAAAACCATCAATGTTTTCAG AGACCCGAACGAGATAAAGCGCACTGCCACCTGTCTGTCCTGGCATCCCGATGGCAGCTGTAGACTGGCTGTGGCCTACTCTTCACTAGGGTTCCAGAACATCTCTCCAGACATGAGCTATGACTCATATATATGGGACATTG AGAATCCCAATAAGCCAGAGATGACTCTGAAACCTGTCTCTCTACTGGTCTGTCTGGAGTACAACCCCAAAGACTCTCACATCCTGGTCGGAGGCAGCTACAATGGCCAGATCG CTTATTGGGACACTCGCAAAGGGAGCCAGCCGGTGGAAATGTCCACAATAGAGCACAGCCACAGAGACCCTGTCTACAAAGTCATCTGGTTGCAGTCAAAGACAGGAACCGATACCTTCTCTGCATCTACGGACGGCCAG GTGCTGTGGTGGGACATCCGTAAGATGAGTGAGCCCACAGAGAGGCTGGTACTGGACCCCAACAAAAAGGGAAACCTGGACAATGCCTTGGGGGCGATCTCACTGGAGTTTGAGACCACTATG CCCACAAAGTTTATGGTGGGGACAGAGCAAGGGCTGGTGGTCTCCTGTAACCGCAAGGCCAAGACACCGGCAGAGAAGATAGTGTGTACATACAGCGGTCATCACGGCCCAATCTACGCCCTGCAAAGGAACCCTTTCTTCCCCAAGAACTTCCTGACCATAGCCGATTGGACAGCCCGCATCTGGTCCGAAGACATCAAGGAGTCGTCCATCATGTGGACAAA ATACCATATGGCCTATCTGTCAGATGGCTGCTGGAGTCCAGTACGGCCCTCTGTGTTCTTCACCGTCAAAATGGACGGGACGCTAGACGTTTGGGACTTCCTCTTCAAACAGAACGACCCCACCCTCAGTGTAAAA GTGTGTGATGAGGCTCTGTACAGCCTGCGGGTGCAGGATAACGGGCGCTTCCTGGCCTGTGGCTCTCAGCTGGGCACTGCCACCCTGCTGGAAATCTCCCCAGGGCTGTGTACCCTCCAGAGGAACGAGAAGGCCCTAGCCACTGCG ATGTTTGAGCGGGAGACCAAACGGGAGAAGATCTTGGAGGCGCGCCACCGTGAGATGCGTCTGAAGGAGCGCAGCCGCTCGGAGCAGAGCAAGGACGAGGACACCAAGGAGGGCGACGGAGAAGAGAGCGTCGAGGAGCTAGCAACTCGCACGGAGGCAGAGTTCTATGAGATAGTAGAAGCTGAGCTGAAGAAGAGAGCTAAGGAGCAAGAAAAAAAG GAGAAAGACGTGTGTGAAGAGAAAGAAGTCTGA